A region of Plantactinospora sp. BC1 DNA encodes the following proteins:
- a CDS encoding non-ribosomal peptide synthetase/type I polyketide synthase produces MNDTDIAIVGMAIRCPGAADLDQFWSNLRAGVESVSFFGAEELEPPSYLPVDQSAEGFVPAAGVLDGADLFDAEFFGVSASEAELMDPQHRLFLQCVWEAMEDTGHDLTRGDLTVALYAGSTASTYGLSVLRGATSAVRAYQGVIGTDKDYLPTRVSYKLNLTGESVAVQTACSTSLVAVHLACQSILSGQSEVAIAGGVAVQTRQRTGYVFNPNAIFSPDGHTRTFDRDAHGTVFGNGLGAVVLRPLPDAIRDGDRVYAVIKGTSVNNDAATKVSYTAPSVDAQAAVVAGALAFADVPADTVGYVEAHGTGTELGDPIEVAALTQAFRRTTDQRGFCALGSVKTNIGHLDAAAGVAGLIKTALALWHREIPPSLNFSTPNPRIDFAGSPFYVNTELREWPAREFPRRAGVSSLGIGGTNAHVVLEEAPVAAPAPVPGTPPRPAHLLTLSAKSAEALRTLADRHRAHLAAHPDLPVADYCYTANDGRAALPHRLAVVGDSAGALAGALTRHLGGTGRRPGVAVGHAPRRPATAFLFTGQGRLHPGAGAGLRDTEPAFRAAFDEVDEALRPHLDEPAHRYLDPAHPASAQLADTRIAQPILFALEYALARTWLRWGLRPEAVLGHSLGEYAAACVAGAVSLPDAARLVAERGRLTAEAVTGGLMVAVLAEERDVTPLLGPGAGGIAVAAVNGPRHTVVSGDRVAVEEFAERCAAAGLPVRPLPGAVPFHSPLMDPILPALRESAATARFTEPRIPMVSGRTGRFVGGADELEPGYWAAQARQPVLFAAGVGALVEHGVEVFLEIGPHPTLAPLGRRIAPDPGLTWLSSLDAERDPTQTMLAALGGAYVAGVPVDWRAFDGHRQPRRVTVPKYPFAPKRYWLPEPEAARPTAPPTAPPAVPGTREPDSTARGPESTAPELAPTAREPESAAVPAVPDPVPAAVPEGVAAHDVLARLRDLTARLLRVSPERVDPGASLLEIGLDSLVLIEAAQVIESTFGVRLTVRQLLSELTTLEAVAGHVAAEYDPARHAPPPASEAAPARAAGATPAATAGAGEAEPEAVPGAEPFVPFRPIVVRRTGATSGSPRALANLITEYTRRTAGSRRLAATHRPVLADNDNRVMSDFRMAIKEMVYPIAAERSAGTRLWDVDGNEYVDVMMGYGSNLFGHSPPFVTEAIREQLDRGVHIGVQSDRAGEVARLLAGLTGAARVAFCNSGSEAVMMALRLARAATGRTRVAMFAGSYHGIYDGTLGSMRRLRPDLPPAPVAPGIPQRMVDDLIILPYADEAALRTLRAQGDDLAAVLVEPVQSRRPDIQPGWFLRELRELTTGSGAALVFDEIVTGLRTRPGGAQEWFGVRADLATYGKVLGGGLPIGAVAGDARFLDAVDGGTWSYGDDSFPSAETTFFAGTFCKHPLAMAAASAVLAELTRRGPELHDALNRRTAEMVERLNDFFAEEAVPIRVAHFGSLFRFFSTQDIHLLYYHLVLRGVHAREGHNAFLSAVHTDEDVDRIVHAVREGVTAMRAAGLLPAGEGPVLHTPAAPSGRPAREDRVSAPAAVGADERSHPPGGMRADDPTCPLTAAQRQLWTVAQFDPQASVAYHQTSVLRLHGDLDLDALRGAVRAVVARHEALRTVFDDDQARWQRVLPAVEVDVPLVPVPAERGADVPAWLAERERRPFDLAAGPLIRFAVAPSGPDEHLLALTVHHIVADGWSVGLLLQEIGAAYTARRRGQAWQPPPARPFRAYVTELAERLTGPDAAATERYWLDRMAGPPPELDLPTDRPRPAARTMRGARYTTTLDTGLVNRLRAVGAPGGSTLLMVLLSAYQVLLHRLTGQPDVVVGVPVNGRGAAGAETTVGHCVDVLPIRATVDADQPFTALLRQVSDHLLDAYERQDHPSGLLAERLGVRVDPARTPLFRTVFNLDRTVRPPDLAGLRVEEVELPVAHAQFDLGVNGVESGDGWRLDFDYSTDVLDEATVARWAGHLVTLLRAVAEDPGTPVGRLPLESGTEWARTLARWNATDTPYPRDRTLPELFAAQVARTPEAVCLVDGERVLTYRELDRRTSALAAHLVRRGVRTGQVVGVCLPRGVDAVVAVLATLRAGAAYLPLDPAQGPERLGAVLADSGSRLVVTHPASAPPDLPVPVLDVSTADSETESGSETESGNESETEAETDRDPAEAAGSPVGPEDAAFVIYTSGSTGRPKGVLGTHRAVVNRLHWSWHTQPYEPGEVCCQKTAMTFVDSVAELFGPLLGGVPLVVLPAEVTGDPARLVRALAAHRVSRIVLVPSLLRVVLHILEATGERLPALRRWTVSGETLTADLVAHFRRLLPDATLLNLYGTTEVMGDATGYQTGVETGPVPIGRPLANTRVQVLDRAGQRVPVGVVGELYVGGDGLARGYLNAPDRTAERFVPDPFGPPGARLYRTGDLARWRVDGQLEYVGRTDHQVKIDGVRVEPAEAESALHAHPAVRAGAVIARRTAPGGHTLVAFVEPHPGADPAGIVDFLRARLPGYLVPAAVVPVPALPLTTSGKVDRARLHRFEVPEPGGDLVPPRTPVEEALHDIWLDVLGRRRVSVDANFFDLGATSLNLMQVVARIRTVLGVEVPVRDLFTAATLAGMAEAVESALLAGAARDDGVAELLAQLERMTDEEAERELNGSASARTSQEGTS; encoded by the coding sequence GTGAACGACACCGACATCGCCATCGTCGGCATGGCCATCCGCTGCCCCGGGGCGGCGGATCTCGACCAGTTCTGGTCCAACCTCCGCGCCGGGGTCGAGTCGGTGAGCTTCTTCGGCGCGGAGGAGCTGGAGCCGCCGTCGTACTTGCCGGTGGACCAGAGCGCCGAAGGGTTCGTACCGGCCGCCGGTGTCCTCGACGGCGCCGACCTCTTCGACGCGGAGTTCTTCGGCGTCTCGGCGTCCGAGGCCGAACTCATGGACCCGCAGCACCGGCTCTTCCTCCAGTGCGTCTGGGAGGCGATGGAGGACACCGGCCACGACCTGACCCGGGGCGACCTGACGGTGGCCCTGTACGCCGGCTCCACCGCCAGCACGTACGGCCTCTCGGTGCTGCGCGGCGCCACCTCGGCGGTGCGCGCCTACCAGGGGGTGATCGGCACCGACAAGGACTACCTGCCCACCCGGGTCTCCTACAAGCTCAACCTGACCGGTGAGAGCGTCGCGGTGCAGACCGCCTGCTCCACCTCGCTGGTCGCGGTGCACCTGGCCTGCCAGAGCATCCTGAGCGGGCAGTCCGAGGTGGCCATCGCGGGCGGTGTCGCCGTGCAGACCCGGCAGCGGACCGGGTACGTCTTCAACCCGAACGCGATCTTCTCGCCGGACGGGCACACCCGGACGTTCGACCGGGACGCCCACGGCACCGTCTTCGGCAACGGGCTCGGTGCTGTCGTCCTGCGGCCGCTGCCGGACGCGATCCGCGACGGCGACCGGGTGTACGCGGTCATCAAGGGCACCTCGGTGAACAACGACGCCGCCACGAAGGTCAGCTACACGGCGCCGAGCGTCGACGCCCAGGCCGCCGTGGTGGCCGGCGCGCTGGCCTTCGCCGACGTCCCCGCCGACACGGTCGGGTACGTCGAGGCGCACGGTACCGGCACCGAACTCGGCGACCCGATCGAGGTGGCCGCGCTCACCCAGGCGTTCCGGCGTACCACCGACCAGCGCGGCTTCTGCGCGCTCGGCTCGGTGAAGACGAACATCGGTCACCTGGACGCGGCCGCCGGGGTGGCCGGGCTCATCAAGACGGCCCTGGCGCTCTGGCACCGGGAGATCCCGCCCAGCCTGAACTTCAGCACGCCCAACCCGCGCATCGACTTCGCCGGCAGCCCGTTCTACGTCAACACCGAACTGCGGGAGTGGCCGGCCCGGGAGTTCCCCCGCCGGGCCGGCGTCAGCTCGCTCGGCATCGGCGGCACCAACGCACACGTGGTGCTGGAGGAGGCGCCGGTCGCCGCGCCCGCACCGGTCCCCGGAACGCCCCCGCGTCCGGCGCACCTGCTGACGCTGTCGGCGAAGAGCGCCGAGGCGCTGCGTACCCTCGCCGACCGGCACCGGGCCCACCTCGCCGCGCACCCGGACCTGCCCGTCGCGGACTACTGCTACACCGCGAACGACGGGCGTGCCGCCCTTCCACACCGGCTGGCCGTCGTCGGGGACTCGGCCGGCGCGCTCGCCGGGGCGCTCACCCGCCATCTCGGCGGCACCGGACGCCGGCCCGGCGTCGCGGTCGGACACGCCCCGCGTCGTCCGGCGACCGCCTTCCTCTTCACCGGGCAGGGGCGGCTGCACCCCGGTGCCGGTGCCGGCCTGCGCGACACCGAACCGGCCTTCCGGGCCGCCTTCGACGAGGTGGACGAGGCGCTCCGCCCGCATCTCGACGAGCCGGCGCACCGGTATCTCGACCCGGCGCACCCCGCCTCGGCCCAGCTCGCCGACACCCGGATCGCCCAGCCGATCCTCTTCGCGCTGGAATACGCGCTGGCCCGCACCTGGCTGCGCTGGGGGCTGCGCCCGGAGGCGGTGCTCGGGCACAGCCTCGGCGAGTACGCCGCCGCCTGCGTTGCCGGCGCCGTGAGCCTGCCCGACGCTGCGCGGCTGGTGGCCGAACGCGGACGGCTCACCGCCGAGGCCGTGACGGGCGGGCTGATGGTGGCGGTCCTCGCCGAGGAGCGCGACGTCACCCCGCTGCTCGGCCCCGGTGCCGGCGGCATAGCGGTGGCGGCGGTCAACGGTCCACGGCACACCGTCGTCTCCGGCGACCGCGTCGCGGTCGAGGAGTTCGCCGAACGCTGCGCCGCCGCCGGCCTGCCGGTCCGGCCGCTGCCCGGCGCGGTGCCGTTCCACTCGCCGCTGATGGACCCGATCCTCCCCGCCCTGCGGGAAAGCGCCGCGACCGCCCGGTTCACCGAACCGCGCATCCCGATGGTCTCCGGCCGCACCGGACGGTTCGTCGGCGGCGCCGACGAGCTGGAGCCCGGGTACTGGGCTGCGCAGGCCCGGCAGCCGGTGCTCTTCGCCGCCGGGGTCGGCGCGCTGGTCGAGCACGGTGTCGAGGTCTTCCTGGAGATCGGCCCCCATCCCACCCTCGCCCCGCTGGGCCGGCGGATCGCGCCCGATCCCGGGTTGACCTGGCTGTCGTCGCTGGACGCCGAGCGCGACCCGACGCAGACCATGCTCGCGGCGCTCGGCGGCGCCTACGTCGCCGGGGTGCCGGTCGACTGGCGGGCGTTCGACGGCCACCGGCAGCCCCGCCGGGTGACGGTGCCGAAATACCCGTTCGCGCCGAAGCGGTACTGGCTGCCCGAACCGGAGGCCGCCCGGCCGACCGCCCCGCCGACCGCCCCGCCGGCCGTACCCGGCACCCGAGAGCCGGACTCGACCGCGCGAGGGCCGGAGTCGACCGCGCCGGAGTTGGCGCCGACCGCCCGAGAGCCGGAGTCGGCGGCGGTACCGGCCGTGCCGGATCCGGTACCGGCCGCCGTGCCGGAAGGCGTCGCAGCGCACGACGTACTGGCCCGGTTGCGGGACCTGACGGCGCGGCTGCTGCGGGTGAGTCCCGAGCGGGTCGACCCGGGCGCGTCGCTGCTGGAGATCGGACTCGACTCGCTGGTCCTGATCGAGGCGGCCCAGGTGATCGAGTCGACCTTCGGGGTACGGCTCACCGTCCGCCAGTTGCTCTCCGAGCTGACCACGCTGGAGGCGGTCGCCGGGCATGTCGCGGCGGAGTACGACCCGGCCCGGCACGCACCGCCGCCGGCATCCGAGGCGGCTCCGGCGCGGGCGGCGGGGGCGACGCCAGCGGCGACCGCCGGGGCGGGGGAGGCGGAACCGGAGGCGGTGCCGGGCGCCGAGCCCTTCGTACCGTTCCGGCCCATCGTCGTGCGGCGGACCGGCGCGACCTCCGGCAGCCCGCGCGCCCTCGCCAACCTGATCACCGAATACACCCGGCGGACCGCCGGCTCGCGACGGCTCGCCGCGACCCACCGCCCGGTGCTGGCCGACAACGACAACCGGGTCATGTCGGACTTCCGCATGGCGATCAAGGAGATGGTCTATCCCATCGCGGCGGAACGGTCCGCCGGCACCCGGCTCTGGGACGTCGACGGCAACGAGTACGTCGACGTGATGATGGGGTACGGCTCGAACCTGTTCGGCCACTCGCCGCCGTTCGTCACCGAGGCGATCCGCGAGCAGCTCGATCGCGGTGTGCACATCGGGGTGCAGTCCGATCGGGCCGGCGAGGTCGCCAGGCTGCTGGCCGGGCTGACCGGGGCGGCCCGGGTGGCGTTCTGCAACTCCGGCAGCGAGGCCGTGATGATGGCGCTGCGGCTGGCCCGCGCCGCGACCGGCCGGACCAGGGTGGCGATGTTCGCCGGCTCCTACCACGGGATCTACGACGGCACACTGGGCAGCATGCGGCGGCTGCGGCCCGACCTGCCGCCCGCGCCGGTCGCCCCCGGCATCCCGCAACGCATGGTCGACGACCTGATCATCCTGCCGTACGCCGACGAGGCGGCCTTGCGGACGCTACGTGCCCAGGGTGACGACCTCGCCGCCGTACTCGTGGAGCCGGTGCAGAGCCGCCGGCCGGACATCCAACCGGGATGGTTCCTGCGGGAACTGCGGGAACTGACCACCGGATCGGGAGCGGCGCTGGTCTTCGACGAGATCGTCACCGGGCTGCGGACCCGCCCGGGCGGCGCGCAGGAGTGGTTCGGGGTACGCGCCGACCTCGCCACCTACGGCAAGGTGCTCGGCGGCGGCCTGCCGATCGGCGCCGTCGCGGGTGACGCGCGGTTCCTCGACGCGGTCGACGGCGGCACCTGGTCGTACGGCGACGACTCCTTCCCGTCGGCCGAGACGACGTTCTTCGCCGGCACCTTCTGCAAGCACCCGCTCGCGATGGCCGCCGCCTCCGCCGTGCTCGCCGAGCTGACCCGGCGGGGGCCGGAGCTGCACGACGCGCTCAACCGGCGCACCGCCGAGATGGTCGAACGGCTCAACGACTTCTTCGCCGAGGAGGCGGTGCCGATCCGGGTGGCGCACTTCGGATCGCTCTTCCGATTCTTTTCCACACAGGACATCCACCTGCTCTACTACCACCTGGTCCTGCGCGGTGTGCACGCCCGGGAGGGGCACAACGCCTTCCTCTCCGCCGTGCACACCGACGAGGACGTCGACCGGATCGTGCACGCGGTCCGCGAGGGCGTCACCGCGATGCGCGCGGCCGGGCTGCTGCCCGCCGGGGAGGGGCCGGTGCTGCACACCCCGGCGGCACCGTCCGGGAGACCGGCCAGGGAGGACCGGGTATCCGCCCCGGCCGCCGTCGGCGCGGACGAGCGCTCGCACCCGCCGGGCGGCATGCGCGCGGACGATCCGACCTGTCCGCTGACCGCCGCGCAGCGTCAACTGTGGACGGTCGCGCAGTTCGATCCGCAGGCCTCGGTGGCGTACCACCAGACCAGCGTCCTGCGACTCCACGGCGACCTGGACCTCGACGCGCTGCGCGGCGCGGTCCGGGCGGTGGTGGCCCGGCACGAGGCGCTGCGTACCGTCTTCGACGACGACCAGGCCCGCTGGCAGCGGGTGCTGCCGGCGGTCGAGGTGGACGTGCCGCTGGTGCCGGTGCCGGCCGAGCGCGGTGCGGACGTGCCCGCCTGGCTGGCCGAGCGGGAGCGCCGCCCCTTCGACCTGGCCGCCGGGCCGCTGATCCGGTTCGCCGTCGCACCCTCCGGGCCGGACGAGCACCTGCTCGCGCTGACCGTGCACCACATCGTCGCCGACGGCTGGTCGGTCGGCCTGCTGCTCCAGGAGATCGGTGCCGCCTACACGGCGCGGCGGCGCGGTCAGGCGTGGCAGCCGCCGCCGGCACGGCCGTTCCGGGCGTACGTGACCGAACTGGCCGAGCGCCTGACCGGGCCGGACGCCGCCGCGACCGAGCGGTACTGGCTGGACCGGATGGCCGGCCCGCCGCCGGAGCTGGACCTGCCGACCGACCGGCCCCGCCCGGCAGCTCGGACGATGCGCGGTGCCCGGTACACCACCACCCTGGACACCGGCCTGGTCAACCGGTTGCGCGCGGTCGGGGCGCCGGGCGGGTCGACGCTGCTCATGGTGCTGCTCAGCGCGTACCAGGTGCTGCTGCACCGGCTGACCGGCCAGCCCGACGTGGTGGTCGGGGTACCGGTCAACGGGCGCGGTGCGGCGGGCGCGGAGACGACCGTCGGGCACTGCGTGGACGTACTGCCGATCCGGGCCACGGTCGACGCCGACCAGCCGTTCACGGCGCTGCTGCGCCAGGTCAGCGACCACCTGCTCGACGCGTACGAGCGTCAGGACCACCCCTCCGGGCTGCTCGCCGAGCGGCTGGGTGTGCGGGTCGACCCGGCCCGTACGCCACTGTTCCGCACGGTCTTCAACCTCGACCGGACGGTACGCCCACCGGACCTCGCCGGCCTGCGGGTCGAGGAGGTGGAGCTGCCGGTCGCGCACGCCCAGTTCGACCTCGGGGTGAACGGGGTGGAGTCCGGCGACGGCTGGCGCCTGGACTTCGACTACAGCACCGACGTGCTCGACGAGGCGACCGTGGCGAGATGGGCCGGCCACCTGGTGACGCTGCTGCGGGCGGTGGCCGAGGACCCGGGGACGCCGGTGGGCCGGCTGCCGCTGGAGTCCGGGACGGAGTGGGCCCGGACGCTGGCCCGGTGGAACGCCACCGACACGCCGTACCCGCGCGACCGCACCCTGCCCGAACTCTTCGCCGCCCAGGTGGCCCGGACCCCCGAGGCGGTCTGTCTCGTCGACGGCGAGCGCGTGCTGACGTACCGGGAACTCGACCGCCGGACCTCGGCGCTGGCCGCACATCTGGTCCGGCGCGGCGTGCGGACCGGTCAGGTGGTCGGCGTCTGCCTGCCGCGCGGCGTGGACGCGGTCGTCGCGGTCCTGGCCACCCTCCGGGCCGGCGCGGCCTACCTGCCGCTCGATCCGGCGCAGGGCCCGGAGCGGCTCGGCGCGGTGCTCGCCGACAGCGGCAGCCGGCTGGTCGTCACCCACCCGGCGTCGGCCCCACCGGACCTGCCGGTCCCGGTGCTGGACGTCTCGACGGCCGACTCCGAGACCGAGTCCGGGTCCGAGACGGAGTCCGGGAACGAGTCCGAGACGGAGGCCGAGACCGACCGGGACCCGGCCGAGGCGGCCGGCAGCCCGGTCGGCCCGGAGGACGCCGCGTTCGTCATCTACACCTCCGGCTCCACCGGCCGCCCCAAGGGGGTGCTGGGCACCCACCGCGCGGTGGTCAACCGGCTGCACTGGTCCTGGCACACCCAGCCGTACGAGCCGGGCGAGGTGTGCTGCCAGAAGACCGCCATGACCTTCGTGGACTCGGTGGCGGAGCTGTTCGGGCCGCTGCTCGGCGGGGTGCCCCTGGTGGTACTGCCGGCGGAGGTCACCGGCGACCCAGCCCGGCTGGTAAGGGCGCTCGCCGCGCACCGGGTCAGCCGGATCGTCCTGGTGCCGTCCCTGCTCCGGGTCGTGCTGCACATCCTGGAGGCGACCGGTGAGCGGCTGCCGGCGCTGCGGCGCTGGACCGTCAGCGGCGAGACGCTCACCGCCGACCTGGTGGCCCACTTCCGGCGGCTGCTGCCGGACGCGACGCTGCTCAACCTCTACGGGACGACCGAGGTGATGGGGGACGCCACCGGCTACCAGACCGGCGTCGAGACCGGGCCGGTGCCGATCGGCCGCCCGCTGGCCAACACCCGGGTGCAGGTGCTGGACCGGGCCGGGCAGCGGGTCCCGGTCGGGGTGGTGGGCGAGCTGTACGTCGGGGGCGACGGGCTGGCCCGTGGCTACCTGAACGCCCCGGACCGGACCGCCGAACGCTTCGTCCCGGACCCGTTCGGCCCGCCCGGCGCCCGGCTGTACCGCACCGGCGACCTGGCCCGCTGGCGGGTCGACGGCCAGCTGGAGTACGTCGGCCGCACCGACCACCAGGTGAAGATCGACGGCGTACGGGTGGAGCCGGCCGAGGCCGAGAGCGCGCTGCACGCCCACCCGGCGGTACGGGCCGGCGCCGTCATCGCCCGGCGCACCGCCCCGGGCGGGCACACCCTGGTCGCCTTCGTCGAGCCGCACCCCGGCGCCGACCCGGCCGGGATCGTCGACTTCCTCCGCGCCCGCCTCCCCGGCTACCTGGTGCCGGCGGCCGTCGTACCGGTGCCCGCGCTGCCGCTCACCACCAGCGGCAAGGTGGACCGCGCCCGGCTGCACCGGTTCGAGGTGCCGGAACCCGGCGGCGACCTCGTGCCGCCGCGTACGCCGGTCGAGGAGGCGCTGCACGACATCTGGCTCGACGTGCTGGGCCGGCGGCGGGTCAGCGTCGACGCGAACTTCTTCGACCTCGGCGCCACCTCCCTGAACCTGATGCAGGTGGTGGCACGGATCCGGACCGTCCTCGGTGTCGAGGTCCCCGTACGGGACCTGTTCACCGCCGCCACCCTCGCCGGGATGGCGGAGGCGGTGGAGTCCGCCCTGCTGGCCGGGGCCGCCCGCGACGACGGCGTGGCGGAGCTGCTGGCGCAGCTGGAGCGGATGACCGACGAGGAGGCCGAACGCGAGCTGAACGGGTCCGCCTCGGCGCGGACGAGTCAAGAGGGGACGAGCTGA